One genomic window of Neisseria sp. oral taxon 014 str. F0314 includes the following:
- a CDS encoding PilZ domain-containing protein, whose translation MNATDLPGKMMSLQLKEKAMLYNCYMPFLEHGGLFVPTDDIFSLGDEVLLAVEIIDHPKKFLRTQVAWINPARTSAHRPKGVGLAFGTDEICIQTKQLIEAELGNVLRSDRATFTL comes from the coding sequence ATGAATGCTACTGATTTACCGGGAAAAATGATGTCTTTGCAGTTGAAAGAAAAAGCCATGCTTTACAACTGCTACATGCCTTTTTTAGAACACGGCGGCCTGTTTGTGCCGACTGACGATATTTTCTCGCTGGGCGACGAAGTGCTGCTCGCCGTGGAAATCATCGACCATCCCAAAAAATTCCTGCGCACGCAGGTCGCTTGGATTAATCCCGCGCGCACTTCGGCACACCGTCCGAAAGGCGTCGGGCTGGCCTTCGGCACGGACGAAATCTGCATCCAGACCAAGCAACTTATCGAGGCCGAACTGGGCAACGTATTGCGCAGCGACAGAGCCACTTTCACCCTTTAA
- the ccoS gene encoding cbb3-type cytochrome oxidase assembly protein CcoS — protein sequence MESMFILVPISIILAFVIGYFFWWSGKNGQFDDLEGPAHRILMDDDSTDKLIDKDDNDDPEKR from the coding sequence ATGGAAAGCATGTTTATTCTGGTGCCCATCAGCATCATCCTGGCTTTCGTCATCGGCTACTTTTTTTGGTGGTCGGGCAAAAACGGCCAGTTCGACGACCTCGAAGGTCCGGCGCACCGTATTTTGATGGACGATGATTCCACCGACAAACTGATTGATAAAGACGATAACGATGACCCAGAAAAAAGATAA
- a CDS encoding sulfate ABC transporter substrate-binding protein — protein sequence MNARIFSLAAIGTALALSACSPKSGQNTAAESSAPAADGGKGIKLLNVSYDVARDFYKEYNPLFAKEYQAKHNGETVDIQQSHGGSSKQALSVANGLAADVVTMNQTSDIELLEQKGLIKPDWAKRLPDNAVPYTSTTVFLVRKGNPKQIKDWPDLTKNGVQIVIANPKTTGNGRYAFLGAYGYGLKANNGDENKAKEFAAALLKNAPVFENGGRAATTTFSQRNIGDVLITFENEANHVSKKLAPNQFEIVYPSYTILSESPVAAVDSVVEKKGTRAAAEEYLQYLWSKPAQELAAKLYLRPRDAEVLAAHKADFPEIETFSPNEKFGPWEGIMKKYFSDGGLVDQLSPKK from the coding sequence GTGAACGCACGCATATTCTCACTGGCCGCAATCGGAACCGCGCTGGCACTGTCCGCCTGCTCGCCCAAGTCCGGACAAAATACCGCCGCAGAATCGTCCGCCCCCGCAGCTGACGGCGGCAAGGGCATCAAACTGCTGAACGTTTCCTACGACGTCGCCCGTGATTTTTACAAAGAATACAATCCCCTGTTCGCCAAAGAATACCAAGCCAAACACAACGGCGAAACCGTCGACATACAGCAGTCGCACGGCGGTTCGAGCAAACAGGCCCTGTCGGTCGCCAACGGCCTGGCCGCCGACGTCGTAACCATGAACCAGACTTCCGACATCGAACTCTTGGAACAAAAAGGGCTGATCAAACCCGACTGGGCCAAACGCCTGCCCGACAACGCCGTGCCCTATACCAGCACCACCGTATTCCTCGTGCGCAAAGGCAATCCCAAACAAATTAAAGACTGGCCCGATTTGACCAAAAACGGCGTGCAAATCGTCATCGCCAACCCGAAAACCACCGGCAACGGCCGCTACGCCTTCCTCGGCGCATACGGCTACGGACTGAAAGCAAACAACGGTGATGAAAACAAGGCTAAAGAATTTGCCGCCGCCCTTCTGAAAAACGCTCCCGTCTTTGAAAACGGAGGCCGCGCGGCCACCACCACCTTCAGCCAGCGCAACATCGGCGACGTGTTGATTACCTTTGAGAACGAAGCCAACCACGTCAGCAAAAAGCTCGCACCGAACCAATTTGAAATCGTCTATCCGAGCTACACCATCCTTTCCGAAAGCCCCGTTGCCGCCGTAGACAGCGTCGTCGAGAAAAAAGGTACGCGCGCCGCCGCCGAAGAATACCTGCAATACCTGTGGAGCAAACCCGCTCAGGAACTTGCCGCCAAACTCTACCTGCGCCCGCGCGACGCCGAGGTATTGGCCGCACACAAAGCCGACTTCCCCGAAATCGAAACCTTCAGCCCGAACGAAAAATTCGGCCCGTGGGAAGGCATCATGAAAAAATATTTCTCCGACGGCGGCCTGGTCGACCAACTCTCGCCGAAAAAATAA
- a CDS encoding sulfite exporter TauE/SafE family protein, whose translation MNGDITLLTLFLLGFFGGGHCVGMCGGLSSAFALQLPPGLNRAGLIVLLNLGRISSYVFIGLLVGAIGQIGISLDQTRWLQNGLYLSANLLLLFLGLYLAGISSLATRIESIGRPVWKRLNPLLNRLLPIQSVPACFGVGMLWGWLPCGLVYSASLYALGSGNALEGGLYMLAFALGTLPNLLAMGLFAAQLKNFLQRKTVRLAAGLLVAAWALWRLVSFYVAF comes from the coding sequence ATGAACGGCGACATTACTCTGCTTACATTATTCCTGCTCGGCTTTTTCGGCGGCGGCCACTGCGTCGGTATGTGCGGCGGGCTGAGCAGTGCGTTTGCCTTGCAGCTCCCGCCCGGGCTGAACCGTGCCGGCCTGATTGTGCTGCTGAATCTGGGGCGGATAAGCAGCTATGTTTTTATCGGGCTGCTGGTCGGCGCCATCGGTCAAATCGGCATTTCACTCGACCAGACGCGCTGGTTGCAAAACGGCCTGTACCTTTCCGCCAATCTGCTGCTGCTGTTTTTAGGGCTGTATCTGGCCGGAATTTCCAGCCTGGCCACCAGAATCGAAAGCATCGGCCGTCCGGTTTGGAAACGCCTTAATCCGCTTTTGAACAGGCTGCTGCCGATTCAGTCCGTTCCCGCCTGCTTCGGTGTCGGTATGCTGTGGGGCTGGCTGCCCTGCGGCCTAGTGTACAGCGCCTCGCTTTACGCCTTGGGCAGCGGCAACGCGTTGGAAGGCGGGCTGTATATGCTGGCCTTCGCGTTGGGCACGCTGCCGAATCTGTTGGCAATGGGGCTGTTTGCCGCGCAGTTGAAAAATTTTCTGCAACGGAAAACCGTGCGTCTGGCCGCCGGATTGCTGGTCGCGGCGTGGGCGCTCTGGCGGTTGGTGTCTTTTTATGTTGCGTTTTGA
- a CDS encoding sulfite exporter TauE/SafE family protein — protein MWPLEIIAAMLAVGSLAGFIAGLLGVGGGTIIVPVVLWALQLQGIGNHPYAQHLAVGTSFAVMLFTTLSSVAAQHKKQSIDWQTVMRMTPGMTAGVLIGAASAKYMPTAGFQVFFIAFISIIAVRTLVGIKPKPSRTLPRLAGLNATGVLFGAVSSWVGIGGGSLSVPFLIYCNMPPHKAVGTSSGLAWPIALAGTVGYLAAGRHISNLPDGAVGFLYLPAVAILSIATIVFAPLGVKTAHKLPPETLKTAFGLLLLAIAARMLWKMV, from the coding sequence ATGTGGCCGCTTGAAATCATTGCCGCCATGCTCGCCGTCGGCAGTCTGGCCGGATTCATTGCCGGACTGCTCGGCGTCGGCGGCGGGACGATCATCGTCCCCGTCGTTTTGTGGGCATTGCAACTGCAAGGTATCGGCAACCACCCCTACGCCCAGCACTTGGCCGTCGGCACGTCTTTTGCCGTTATGCTGTTCACCACCCTTTCAAGCGTCGCCGCGCAACACAAAAAACAATCCATCGACTGGCAAACCGTCATGCGCATGACCCCGGGCATGACGGCGGGCGTACTCATCGGCGCCGCCTCGGCAAAATACATGCCTACCGCCGGTTTTCAGGTTTTCTTCATCGCCTTCATCAGCATCATCGCCGTCAGAACCCTTGTCGGCATCAAACCCAAACCCTCGCGCACCCTGCCCCGCCTTGCCGGCTTAAACGCCACTGGCGTACTGTTCGGCGCGGTTTCCAGTTGGGTCGGCATCGGCGGCGGTTCGCTCTCCGTGCCTTTCCTTATCTACTGCAACATGCCGCCGCACAAAGCCGTCGGCACATCTTCCGGCCTGGCATGGCCGATTGCGCTGGCCGGTACCGTCGGTTATCTGGCCGCAGGCCGGCACATTTCCAACCTGCCCGACGGCGCGGTCGGTTTTCTTTACCTGCCCGCCGTTGCCATCCTGAGTATCGCCACCATAGTGTTCGCTCCGCTGGGTGTCAAAACCGCCCACAAACTCCCGCCCGAAACACTGAAAACAGCTTTCGGCCTGCTGCTTCTGGCCATTGCCGCAAGAATGCTTTGGAAAATGGTTTAG
- the pssA gene encoding CDP-diacylglycerol--serine O-phosphatidyltransferase has product MENMENPKNPTPPRHSLRQNSIYLLPNSFTVAALFSAFFAITQSMHGRYETAAIAVFISMLLDGMDGRVARWTNSQSAFGEQLDSLADMVSFGVAPALIAYKWQLWQFGRIGYSIAFIYCACAALRLALFNTLIGKVDKRWFIGVPSPTAAALIVGLIWVNHSVERFPAVQWWALGITLFAGISMIVQIPFWSFKEINIRRKVPFMGMVLAVLILLLITWEPSLVLFLFFFGYSLSGYVMAVCRWFKKRKAV; this is encoded by the coding sequence ATGGAAAATATGGAAAACCCCAAAAATCCCACACCGCCGCGCCATTCCCTGCGGCAGAACAGCATTTACCTGCTGCCCAACTCGTTTACGGTTGCGGCACTGTTTTCCGCCTTCTTCGCCATCACCCAATCCATGCACGGCCGCTACGAAACCGCCGCTATCGCAGTATTCATCTCCATGCTGCTCGACGGTATGGACGGCCGCGTCGCACGCTGGACCAACAGCCAAAGCGCGTTCGGCGAGCAGCTCGACAGCCTCGCCGACATGGTCAGCTTCGGCGTCGCCCCCGCCCTGATTGCCTACAAATGGCAGCTCTGGCAGTTCGGCAGAATCGGCTACTCGATAGCCTTTATCTACTGCGCCTGCGCCGCGCTGCGCCTCGCCCTGTTCAACACCTTAATCGGCAAAGTCGACAAACGCTGGTTTATCGGCGTGCCCAGCCCGACCGCCGCCGCCCTGATCGTCGGCCTGATTTGGGTCAACCACAGCGTGGAACGCTTCCCCGCCGTGCAATGGTGGGCCTTGGGCATCACCCTGTTTGCCGGCATCTCCATGATTGTGCAGATTCCGTTTTGGAGCTTCAAAGAAATCAACATCCGCCGCAAAGTGCCGTTTATGGGTATGGTATTGGCCGTACTGATTCTGCTGCTGATTACTTGGGAACCGTCGCTGGTCCTGTTTCTGTTTTTCTTCGGATACAGCCTGTCGGGTTATGTGATGGCCGTGTGCCGCTGGTTTAAGAAGCGTAAGGCCGTCTGA
- a CDS encoding DUF333 domain-containing protein — translation MKKALVLSAAVAVTLAACSAADNPNPQEEQPVVGVANPASEFCVRQGGRLEPKKDAQGNEYALCHLPDGTVAEEWEYFRKHSK, via the coding sequence ATGAAAAAAGCTCTGGTACTGAGTGCCGCCGTTGCCGTAACCTTGGCTGCGTGCAGTGCGGCCGACAATCCGAATCCGCAGGAAGAACAACCGGTCGTCGGCGTGGCCAATCCCGCGTCCGAATTTTGCGTGAGGCAGGGCGGCAGGCTGGAGCCGAAAAAGGATGCGCAGGGTAACGAATACGCGCTCTGCCACCTGCCCGACGGTACGGTAGCGGAGGAATGGGAATATTTCCGCAAACACAGCAAATAA
- a CDS encoding DNA polymerase III subunit delta': protein MIYPWHQQQWRQIAEHWQNRPNAWLFTGRENTGKTEFARFTAQALLCETPKDNHEPCGTCTSCHLFAQKSHPDFYELTPEIPEGEAVGRKLLQIKIDAVRGIVDGIHLTSVRGGLRVVLVHPAEGMNLQAANSLLKVLEEPPEHVVFLLVTHARDKLLPTIKSRCRQMVLPPPSHSQALHYLRERGVAQAEALLAFHSGAPLFEHAPESDELRAELLRLLAAPRLLAILDYAAAFDRQKQPLAVFIGWMQKWLLDVGLAQQKMPPLYYPEYAAQSADTAARTEAAALFALAGRLNALSPYGYHTLSVRMQLEYLLTDYLEFWQNKRVTP from the coding sequence ATGATTTATCCGTGGCACCAGCAGCAATGGCGGCAAATCGCCGAACACTGGCAAAACCGGCCCAACGCGTGGCTGTTTACCGGCAGGGAAAACACCGGTAAAACCGAGTTCGCGCGCTTTACGGCGCAGGCGTTGCTGTGCGAGACGCCGAAGGATAACCACGAACCCTGCGGCACATGCACGTCCTGCCATCTGTTCGCCCAAAAAAGCCATCCCGATTTTTACGAACTCACGCCCGAAATACCCGAAGGCGAAGCAGTCGGCCGCAAACTGCTGCAAATCAAAATCGACGCGGTACGCGGCATCGTGGACGGCATCCACCTCACCTCAGTGCGCGGCGGGTTGCGCGTGGTGTTGGTACATCCGGCGGAGGGCATGAACCTCCAAGCCGCCAACAGCCTGCTCAAAGTGCTGGAAGAGCCGCCCGAACACGTTGTGTTCCTGCTGGTAACCCACGCCCGCGACAAGCTGCTGCCGACCATCAAAAGCCGCTGCCGCCAGATGGTATTGCCGCCGCCGTCGCACAGTCAGGCACTGCATTACCTGCGGGAACGCGGCGTCGCTCAGGCAGAGGCGCTGCTGGCTTTCCACAGCGGCGCCCCGTTGTTCGAACATGCGCCCGAGTCGGACGAGCTGCGCGCCGAACTGCTCCGCCTGCTCGCCGCCCCGCGCCTGCTGGCGATTCTGGATTACGCGGCGGCATTCGACCGGCAAAAGCAGCCGCTGGCGGTGTTTATCGGCTGGATGCAGAAATGGCTGCTCGATGTCGGCTTGGCGCAACAAAAAATGCCGCCGCTGTATTACCCCGAATACGCCGCGCAATCGGCGGATACGGCGGCGAGGACCGAAGCGGCGGCTTTGTTTGCCTTGGCAGGCCGTCTGAACGCCCTCAGCCCTTACGGATACCATACCTTAAGTGTTAGAATGCAGCTCGAATACCTGTTAACGGATTATCTTGAATTTTGGCAGAATAAAAGGGTTACACCATGA
- a CDS encoding TatD family hydrolase encodes MYLIDSHCHLNFDGLADRLPEVFANMRAQQVGQALAISVSRESFAEVFAIAENNGHIFCTIGVHPDRRDAAEFSVTEMVAQARHPKVVGIGETGLDYYWCKGDLAWQHRRFADHIQAANEAGLPVVVHTRDAAADTLRLLKECNTRAGVIHCFSEDVAFAKAALDLGLYISFSGIVTFKNAPLIQEAAKYVPADRMLVETDSPFLAPVPKRGKPNEPSYVRYTAEFLAKLRGETLEQVAETTTENFYRLFSKVPRIA; translated from the coding sequence ATGTATCTGATTGATTCGCACTGCCACCTGAATTTCGACGGCTTGGCCGACCGCCTGCCCGAAGTGTTCGCCAATATGCGCGCGCAGCAGGTCGGGCAGGCGTTGGCCATCAGCGTCAGTCGGGAGAGTTTTGCCGAAGTGTTCGCCATCGCGGAAAACAACGGCCACATCTTCTGCACCATAGGCGTGCATCCCGACCGTCGGGATGCGGCGGAATTCAGCGTTACCGAAATGGTGGCGCAGGCGCGGCATCCGAAAGTGGTCGGTATCGGCGAGACCGGTTTGGACTATTATTGGTGCAAAGGCGATTTGGCTTGGCAGCACCGGCGTTTTGCCGACCACATCCAAGCCGCCAACGAAGCCGGCCTGCCGGTGGTGGTACATACCCGCGATGCCGCCGCCGATACCTTGCGGCTGCTGAAGGAATGCAATACGCGGGCGGGCGTCATCCATTGTTTTTCCGAAGATGTGGCTTTTGCCAAAGCCGCGCTGGATTTGGGGCTGTATATTTCGTTTTCGGGCATCGTTACCTTCAAAAACGCGCCGTTGATTCAGGAAGCGGCGAAATATGTGCCCGCCGACAGGATGCTGGTGGAAACCGATTCCCCGTTCCTTGCGCCCGTGCCCAAGCGCGGCAAACCGAACGAGCCGTCTTATGTGCGATATACCGCCGAGTTTCTCGCCAAACTGAGGGGCGAGACCTTGGAACAGGTCGCAGAAACGACCACCGAGAATTTTTACCGTTTGTTCAGCAAAGTGCCGAGAATCGCGTGA
- a CDS encoding acetate kinase yields the protein MTQKLILVLNCGSSSLKGAAIDNDSGEVLLSCLAEKLNLPDAFVTFKANGEKHKVDLSAKPNHTGAVEALMEELKAHGLDSKIGAIGHRIVSGGELYSESILVDDEVIAGIEKCIPLAPLHNPAHLLGLRAAQSIFKGLPNVVVFDTAFHQSMPKHAYTYAIPQELYRKYGLRRYGAHGTSYRFVADETARFLGKNKEDLRMVIAHLGNGASISAVAGGKCQDTSMGLTPLEGLVMGTRSGDIDPAVFGFLAENANMTIAQITDMLNKKSGLLGLSGLSNDCRTIEEEAAKGHEGAILAMEVFVYRLAKYVGSMAVAAGGLDALVFTGGIGENSELIRSKVLGYLGFLGLTEDHEANLKARFGNAGVITTADSKAVAVVIPTNEELMIAHDTARLSGL from the coding sequence ATGACTCAAAAACTCATCTTGGTATTGAACTGCGGCAGCTCCTCGCTGAAAGGCGCCGCCATCGACAACGACAGCGGCGAAGTATTGTTAAGCTGCCTGGCCGAAAAGCTGAACCTGCCCGACGCCTTCGTTACCTTCAAAGCCAACGGCGAAAAACACAAAGTCGATTTGTCGGCCAAACCCAACCATACCGGCGCGGTGGAAGCATTGATGGAAGAACTCAAAGCCCACGGCCTCGACAGCAAAATCGGCGCCATCGGCCACCGCATCGTCAGCGGCGGCGAACTGTACAGCGAATCCATCCTGGTTGACGACGAAGTGATTGCCGGCATCGAAAAATGTATCCCGCTCGCCCCGTTGCACAACCCCGCCCACCTGCTCGGCCTGCGTGCCGCCCAGAGCATCTTCAAAGGCCTGCCCAACGTCGTCGTATTCGACACCGCATTCCACCAGAGTATGCCCAAACACGCCTACACCTACGCCATCCCGCAGGAACTCTACCGCAAATACGGCCTGCGCCGTTACGGCGCGCACGGTACCAGCTACCGTTTCGTCGCCGACGAAACCGCCCGTTTCCTCGGTAAAAACAAAGAAGACCTGCGCATGGTTATCGCCCACTTGGGCAACGGCGCATCCATCTCCGCCGTCGCCGGCGGCAAATGCCAGGATACCAGTATGGGCCTGACCCCGCTGGAAGGCTTGGTAATGGGTACCCGCAGCGGCGACATCGACCCTGCCGTGTTCGGCTTTTTGGCGGAAAACGCCAACATGACCATCGCCCAGATTACCGACATGCTGAACAAGAAATCCGGCCTGCTGGGTTTATCCGGCCTGTCCAACGACTGCCGCACCATTGAAGAAGAAGCGGCCAAAGGCCACGAAGGCGCGATTCTGGCCATGGAAGTGTTCGTATACCGTCTGGCCAAATACGTCGGCAGCATGGCCGTAGCCGCCGGCGGTTTGGACGCGCTGGTCTTCACCGGCGGCATCGGTGAAAACTCCGAACTCATCCGCTCCAAAGTATTGGGCTACCTCGGCTTCCTCGGCCTGACCGAAGACCACGAAGCCAACCTGAAAGCCCGCTTCGGCAACGCAGGCGTGATTACCACCGCCGACAGCAAAGCCGTAGCCGTCGTCATCCCGACCAACGAAGAGCTGATGATTGCCCACGACACCGCCCGCCTGAGCGGCCTGTAA
- a CDS encoding peptidylprolyl isomerase, whose protein sequence is MIILHTNKGDIKIELDFDKAPVTAKNFEQYVKDGFYDGVIFHRVIKGFMIQGGGMDENMNEKETREPIQNEASNGLPNEKYTVAMARTSDPHSASAQFFINTADNAFLNFRSKELYGKTVVQDWGYAVFGKVVDGFDVVDAIEGVATKRHGYHDDVPTEPVVITKAEAV, encoded by the coding sequence ATGATTATCCTGCACACCAACAAAGGCGACATCAAAATCGAACTCGATTTCGACAAAGCCCCCGTTACCGCCAAAAACTTCGAGCAATACGTCAAAGACGGATTCTACGACGGCGTAATCTTCCACCGTGTCATCAAAGGCTTCATGATTCAGGGCGGCGGCATGGACGAGAACATGAACGAAAAAGAAACACGCGAGCCGATTCAAAACGAAGCGTCTAACGGCCTGCCCAACGAAAAATACACCGTCGCTATGGCGCGCACCTCCGACCCGCATTCCGCCAGCGCGCAATTCTTCATCAACACCGCCGACAACGCCTTCCTGAACTTCCGTTCTAAAGAGCTGTACGGCAAAACCGTCGTCCAAGACTGGGGCTACGCCGTATTCGGCAAAGTAGTCGATGGGTTTGATGTGGTCGATGCCATCGAAGGCGTTGCCACCAAACGCCACGGCTACCACGACGACGTACCGACCGAACCTGTCGTCATCACCAAAGCCGAAGCGGTCTGA
- a CDS encoding MFS transporter translates to MTQKKDNLNFATSRRFAPLFGTQFLGAFNDNLFKTALFVMISFYGLGKNDFLPPSQMLNLGALLFILPYFLFSAFSGQLSTKFDKAVLARWVKVLEIAVMGMAAYGFLIQSAPLLLFCLFCMGTQSTLFGPLKYAVLPDYLNDKELIMGNSLIESGTFIAILFGQILGTSVAGVPPYVVGFLVVLTAMLGTAASLFMPSVAAKDPATKIEPNIARSTAGLMRETASQREVFTAIIGISWFWFVGSVYTTQLPTFTQIHLGGNDNVFNLMLALFSVGIAAGSVLCAKLSHERLHLGLVTVGTCGLTACGLLLVWLTHGQRFTSLNGVFWFLSQGNAYPVMLVMTLIGFFGGFFSVPLYTWLQTASSETFRAHAVAANNIVNGVFMVSAAVLSAVLLMLFNSIALLYLAVALGNIPLMVYLAKREKQFLKDVKGYLGISE, encoded by the coding sequence ATGACCCAGAAAAAAGATAATCTGAACTTTGCGACAAGCCGCCGGTTCGCGCCGCTTTTCGGTACGCAGTTTCTGGGCGCGTTCAACGACAACCTTTTTAAAACCGCGCTGTTCGTGATGATTAGTTTCTACGGTTTGGGCAAAAACGATTTCCTGCCGCCCAGCCAGATGCTGAATCTGGGCGCTTTGCTCTTCATCCTGCCGTATTTTCTGTTTTCCGCCTTTTCCGGCCAGTTGAGTACCAAATTCGATAAGGCGGTGCTGGCGCGTTGGGTGAAGGTGCTCGAAATCGCAGTGATGGGTATGGCGGCTTATGGTTTTTTGATTCAGTCCGCGCCGCTGCTGTTGTTCTGCCTGTTTTGCATGGGCACGCAGTCCACGCTGTTCGGCCCGCTGAAATACGCCGTGCTGCCCGATTATCTGAACGACAAAGAGCTGATTATGGGCAACAGCCTGATTGAGTCGGGTACGTTTATCGCCATCTTGTTCGGCCAGATTCTGGGTACGTCGGTGGCGGGCGTGCCGCCTTATGTCGTCGGTTTCCTAGTGGTGCTGACCGCCATGCTGGGCACGGCCGCCAGCCTGTTCATGCCTTCCGTGGCCGCAAAAGACCCCGCGACGAAGATTGAACCGAACATCGCCAGAAGCACGGCGGGGCTGATGCGTGAAACCGCTTCGCAACGCGAGGTGTTTACCGCCATCATCGGTATTTCGTGGTTTTGGTTCGTCGGTTCGGTCTATACCACCCAGCTTCCGACTTTTACCCAAATCCATCTCGGCGGCAACGATAATGTGTTCAATCTGATGCTGGCGCTGTTTTCCGTCGGCATTGCGGCCGGGTCGGTATTGTGCGCCAAACTCAGCCACGAGCGGCTGCATCTGGGGCTGGTAACGGTCGGAACGTGCGGCCTGACCGCCTGCGGTTTGCTGCTGGTGTGGCTGACGCACGGCCAGCGGTTCACTTCGCTTAACGGCGTGTTCTGGTTTCTGTCGCAGGGCAACGCTTATCCGGTGATGCTGGTGATGACGCTGATCGGTTTTTTCGGCGGCTTTTTCTCCGTGCCGCTTTATACATGGCTTCAGACGGCCAGCAGCGAGACCTTCCGCGCCCATGCGGTGGCGGCTAACAATATCGTCAACGGCGTGTTCATGGTGTCGGCGGCGGTGTTGAGCGCGGTGTTGCTGATGCTGTTTAACAGTATTGCTTTGCTTTACTTGGCCGTGGCGTTGGGCAATATCCCGCTGATGGTGTATCTGGCGAAACGGGAAAAACAGTTTTTGAAAGATGTCAAAGGCTATCTTGGGATTTCCGAATAA